A single window of Paenibacillus sp. SYP-B4298 DNA harbors:
- a CDS encoding LysR family transcriptional regulator: MNISQLETLLAISKTMSFRKAGELLNLTQPAVSAQIKSLEEEFKTVLIDRSQPVTLTDRGQVFLDHAERILSVVEELKQKLYDLNQTPQGHIVLGTTTSIAIQILPRVLSYFQDQFPLIKTTIHSMPSSHVLTSVEKGAVDIGITYLSERNPNIETSILYYDTYELVVSPAHPLSALKHTTVDKLKDIPFIMLSPDTYGRRFIDKMFRNYGIEPNIVMELSSSEEVKRMVELDLGVAIVSKLSISTELSRGSLKMININELELTHPIGVAYKSGRYLSSAMQQFLSDLKGMPEYHFIGSE; the protein is encoded by the coding sequence ATGAACATTAGCCAGCTTGAAACGCTGCTCGCTATTTCCAAGACGATGAGCTTTCGGAAAGCAGGCGAGCTGCTTAATCTGACGCAACCCGCCGTCTCTGCCCAAATCAAGAGCCTGGAGGAAGAATTCAAGACGGTACTGATCGACCGCAGCCAGCCGGTAACGCTGACAGATCGCGGACAAGTATTTCTCGATCATGCCGAACGGATACTGAGCGTTGTCGAGGAGCTGAAGCAGAAGCTGTATGACCTGAATCAGACACCGCAGGGACATATTGTGCTCGGCACAACCACTTCGATAGCGATTCAGATATTGCCTCGTGTGCTGTCCTACTTCCAGGATCAGTTCCCACTCATCAAGACAACGATCCATTCCATGCCCTCCTCCCACGTGCTGACCAGTGTGGAGAAAGGCGCGGTTGACATCGGCATCACCTATCTGTCGGAGCGCAATCCCAACATTGAGACCTCCATCCTCTACTATGATACATATGAGCTTGTGGTGTCCCCTGCCCATCCACTGAGCGCTTTAAAACATACGACAGTGGATAAGCTAAAGGATATTCCCTTTATTATGCTCTCTCCAGACACGTATGGACGTCGCTTCATAGACAAAATGTTCCGTAATTACGGCATTGAGCCCAACATTGTCATGGAGCTGTCCAGCAGCGAGGAGGTTAAGCGGATGGTGGAGCTGGATCTTGGCGTGGCGATTGTGTCCAAGCTGTCGATCTCAACTGAGCTGTCGCGCGGCTCGCTCAAGATGATCAACATCAACGAGCTGGAGCTAACCCATCCCATCGGCGTAGCCTACAAGTCCGGTCGCTATCTGAGCTCGGCCATGCAGCAATTTCTCAGCGATCTGAAGGGAATGCCGGAGTATCATTTTATTGGCAGCGAGTAG
- the corA gene encoding magnesium/cobalt transporter CorA translates to MKIRLVNNGVFEVIEDIEVAVTPPAQGFYWIDADIEDLAVLQPLFGMHDLAVEDCIHDEEQRPKIEIHESHYFIVVNSIRFDDEEIFLRALNIFLGRHYIITVTKQRINELRSLKPILWEQEVNRPDRFLYHLIDLVVDNYFIVSDRIEARIEKLEEDILMNTKKTHLNEIIGLRSEILWLKKALGPQKEVVATLNKKELRLIDEKLQKYFGDIYENAVKISEAFETYRDLMGNLREAYQSSIASRANEIMRVFTALTTIFMPLTFITGIYGMNFDYIPGLHAPGASFVLLGFMLLVGLGMFFLFRKKGWL, encoded by the coding sequence GTGAAGATTCGGCTGGTTAACAATGGCGTGTTTGAAGTAATTGAAGACATCGAGGTGGCGGTGACCCCGCCCGCACAAGGATTTTACTGGATCGATGCCGACATTGAGGACTTGGCCGTGCTGCAGCCGTTGTTCGGCATGCATGATCTGGCAGTCGAGGATTGTATCCATGATGAAGAGCAGCGTCCTAAGATTGAAATTCATGAAAGCCATTATTTTATAGTTGTCAACAGCATTCGCTTCGATGATGAGGAGATTTTCCTGCGGGCGCTTAATATTTTCCTCGGGCGGCATTATATCATTACCGTCACCAAGCAACGTATCAACGAGCTGCGCTCTCTCAAGCCTATACTGTGGGAGCAGGAGGTCAACCGTCCTGACCGTTTTCTCTATCACCTCATAGATCTGGTTGTCGATAACTACTTCATCGTCAGCGACCGGATCGAGGCTCGAATCGAGAAACTTGAGGAAGATATTCTGATGAACACCAAGAAGACGCATCTCAATGAGATCATCGGTCTGCGAAGTGAGATTCTATGGCTCAAGAAGGCGCTCGGCCCGCAAAAGGAAGTGGTCGCTACCTTGAACAAGAAAGAGCTGAGGCTGATCGATGAGAAGCTGCAAAAGTATTTCGGCGATATCTACGAGAACGCTGTGAAGATCAGCGAAGCCTTTGAGACGTATCGCGACCTGATGGGCAACCTGCGTGAAGCCTATCAGTCCTCCATCGCCAGCCGCGCCAATGAGATCATGCGAGTATTTACGGCGCTGACCACCATTTTCATGCCGCTCACTTTTATTACGGGCATCTACGGCATGAACTTTGATTATATTCCCGGCCTGCATGCTCCCGGCGCCTCCTTTGTATTATTAGGCTTTATGCTGCTGGTTGGCCTGGGCATGTTCTTTCTATTTCGCAAAAAGGGTTGGCTGTAG
- the mqnC gene encoding cyclic dehypoxanthinyl futalosine synthase, producing the protein MTVDQILNKALQGQRLNVEDTITLFESDEIEKMGHVANQIMLRHHPEPMTTFVVGRNVNYTNVCDVYCRFCAFYRRPGSEEGYVLDDEVILNKIQETVDVGGTEILMQGGTNPNLKFSYYTDLLRKIKQRFPNITMHSFSPAEIHKMKEVSDGLTLEEVIRQIHEAGLDSLPGGGAEILDDRTRRKISRLKGSWTDWMDVMKTAHRIGMNTTATMVIGFGEEMEERALHLHRVRDAQDECLENGYSSKGFLAFIPWTFQPDNTNMKREKATPEEYLKTLAISRITLDNIPNFQSSWVTMGPEIGKLSLSYGCNDFGSTMIEENVVSAAGTTHKVNIDLILQLIREAGKVPAQRDTKYNILKVYHETEKASSDFVMQN; encoded by the coding sequence ATGACTGTAGATCAGATACTGAACAAAGCGCTGCAGGGGCAAAGACTCAACGTGGAGGATACGATTACGCTCTTCGAGTCAGATGAAATCGAGAAAATGGGGCATGTAGCAAATCAGATCATGCTGAGGCATCACCCCGAACCGATGACAACCTTTGTCGTTGGCCGCAATGTCAACTATACGAATGTTTGTGATGTATATTGCCGTTTTTGCGCATTTTATCGGCGTCCAGGCTCTGAGGAAGGATATGTGCTGGACGATGAGGTCATCCTCAATAAAATTCAGGAGACTGTCGATGTAGGCGGCACGGAAATATTGATGCAGGGCGGCACCAACCCCAATCTCAAGTTTTCGTATTACACTGACCTGCTGCGCAAGATCAAGCAGCGCTTTCCGAATATTACGATGCATTCCTTCTCTCCAGCCGAGATTCACAAGATGAAGGAAGTATCGGATGGACTGACACTGGAGGAGGTTATTCGTCAGATTCATGAGGCGGGACTCGACTCCTTGCCAGGCGGGGGAGCGGAGATTCTGGATGACCGCACACGTCGCAAGATCAGTCGGTTAAAGGGATCGTGGACAGATTGGATGGACGTGATGAAGACGGCGCACCGGATCGGGATGAATACGACGGCTACCATGGTGATTGGCTTCGGTGAGGAGATGGAGGAGCGGGCGCTCCATCTGCATCGTGTGCGCGATGCACAAGATGAATGTCTGGAGAATGGCTATTCGTCCAAGGGCTTCCTTGCCTTCATTCCGTGGACCTTCCAGCCGGATAATACGAACATGAAGCGAGAGAAGGCAACACCTGAGGAATATCTCAAGACGCTTGCGATCAGCCGGATTACATTGGACAACATTCCGAACTTCCAATCCTCCTGGGTAACGATGGGGCCAGAGATTGGCAAGCTCTCCTTGTCCTATGGATGCAATGACTTCGGCAGCACAATGATTGAAGAGAATGTCGTCTCCGCGGCAGGCACCACGCACAAGGTCAATATCGACCTGATTTTGCAGCTCATTCGCGAGGCTGGCAAGGTGCCGGCGCAGCGCGATACCAAGTACAATATTTTGAAGGTGTATCACGAGACGGAGAAAGCGTCGAGCGATTTTGTGATGCAGAACTAA
- a CDS encoding EamA family transporter: protein MWLWIAISSALLFGLTGLWMKVSQMKQGSVHTLLLGLYMTGTLGFALHAIAQGVLFAALLDWRYWMAGAIVGAGSAWGNALFMKALDYGPASLTSPLTNINIVLVVIMGTWIYGESLSWMETTGIALLLLAVALISIRRKESLSAPHKRWYIYVAVAIILFALRNGGLKVTEELHMASASVLFIAYLLSIIWFFPPAWREWSIWRQQPSSSSLAKLRTGLVWGLLSGIFSYGGLQLYAIALETGPSNLAAPIFATNSLVVAVGAIVLYRERLSPLQLAALLCMMTGLVIIRL, encoded by the coding sequence ATGTGGCTTTGGATCGCCATCAGCAGTGCGCTGCTGTTTGGATTGACCGGATTATGGATGAAAGTATCCCAAATGAAGCAAGGCTCTGTACATACGCTGCTGTTGGGCTTGTATATGACGGGAACGCTTGGCTTTGCCCTTCACGCAATCGCCCAAGGCGTACTATTCGCCGCGCTGCTGGACTGGCGCTACTGGATGGCTGGCGCAATCGTTGGTGCCGGCTCTGCCTGGGGCAACGCGCTATTCATGAAGGCGCTGGACTACGGACCGGCCTCTCTGACTTCCCCGCTCACTAATATCAACATTGTTCTGGTCGTGATAATGGGCACCTGGATCTATGGCGAGTCGCTGAGCTGGATGGAGACGACGGGCATTGCGCTGCTGCTGCTCGCCGTTGCGCTCATCTCGATTCGCCGCAAAGAGTCGCTCTCTGCGCCTCACAAGCGTTGGTATATCTATGTAGCCGTCGCCATTATCTTATTCGCCCTGCGCAATGGCGGGCTGAAAGTGACCGAGGAGCTTCATATGGCCTCCGCTTCTGTCTTATTCATTGCCTACCTGCTATCCATCATATGGTTCTTCCCTCCCGCCTGGCGAGAGTGGTCGATATGGAGACAACAGCCCTCCTCCAGTTCCCTCGCCAAGCTGCGGACGGGTCTGGTATGGGGGCTGCTATCCGGCATCTTCTCCTATGGCGGGCTTCAACTGTACGCGATCGCTTTGGAGACGGGCCCGTCCAATCTGGCTGCGCCTATCTTCGCCACCAACAGTCTTGTCGTTGCAGTAGGAGCTATCGTGCTGTACCGCGAGCGATTGAGTCCGTTGCAGTTAGCGGCACTGCTCTGCATGATGACCGGCTTGGTTATCATCCGTCTGTAG
- a CDS encoding histidinol-phosphatase, whose amino-acid sequence MKFDLHTHHERCGHADGAIEAYIQAAIQAGLQVIGISDHSPYFASDKDQPLPHIAMARSEFPNYVREVLELKAKYEGRIEVLLGVESDYYPELWPIYKAEYDNYPMDYIIGSVHQTRGVSIFNKKRWNNLSEKEKIREKEHYYHLIAESARCGLFQSLGHIDAMKGYYPAFSDIPAAEAIDKALRTIADAGVAIEINTSGKTKYAGGWYPSDDILERACHFGVTVTFGSDAHLPSRIGDDFELVRTRLREIGYTSWVFFRQKRLVTVQL is encoded by the coding sequence ATGAAATTTGATCTGCACACCCATCATGAACGATGCGGACACGCTGACGGAGCGATTGAGGCTTATATTCAGGCCGCGATTCAGGCCGGATTGCAGGTCATTGGCATCTCGGATCATTCACCCTATTTCGCCAGCGATAAGGATCAGCCATTGCCGCATATTGCCATGGCGCGCAGCGAATTTCCCAACTATGTGCGGGAGGTGCTGGAGCTAAAGGCCAAATACGAAGGGCGCATCGAGGTGCTGCTCGGCGTGGAGTCCGATTATTATCCCGAGCTGTGGCCCATCTACAAGGCCGAATATGACAACTATCCCATGGATTATATCATCGGCTCGGTTCACCAGACACGCGGAGTCAGCATCTTCAACAAGAAGCGCTGGAACAACCTGAGTGAGAAGGAGAAGATCAGGGAGAAGGAGCATTACTATCATCTGATCGCCGAATCCGCTCGCTGCGGCCTGTTCCAGTCACTAGGTCATATCGATGCAATGAAGGGCTATTATCCCGCCTTCTCCGATATTCCTGCTGCTGAGGCGATTGACAAGGCGCTGCGGACGATTGCAGATGCCGGCGTCGCGATCGAGATTAATACATCGGGCAAGACGAAGTATGCCGGTGGCTGGTACCCGTCAGATGATATTTTGGAGCGAGCGTGCCATTTTGGCGTTACCGTGACGTTCGGCTCCGATGCTCACCTGCCTTCGCGCATCGGCGACGACTTTGAGCTTGTCCGCACCCGATTGAGAGAGATCGGCTATACAAGCTGGGTCTTCTTCCGACAGAAGCGCTTGGTTACAGTCCAACTCTAG
- a CDS encoding trans-sulfuration enzyme family protein — protein sequence MNESNSNQRDKQFATKLIHFGAEVDKTTGASSVPIYQASTFHHHDIFNPPEYDYSRSGNPTRQALEDYITLLEGGTRGFAFGSGMAAISAALMLLSAGEHIIVTEDVYGGTYRLLTTVLTRFNIESTFVDMTNFDAVRDALQPNTKAILMETPSNPTLKITDIALVAGWAKEHGLITMLDNTFMTPYHQRPIELGVDLVLHSATKFLGGHSDVLAGLVVAADESLGRRVKQLQNGIGAVLGPQDSWLLMRGMKTLQARMEHSERSAHKLAHWLSSQSEVAQVYYPGLEDHPGRAIHEKQSAGYGAVVSFDVGSGERAKAVLSRVKLPIVAVSLGAVESILSYPAMMSHAAMPKEVRHERGITDGLLRYSVGLEDIDDLIADLEQALRF from the coding sequence ATGAATGAATCCAATTCGAATCAACGAGACAAGCAGTTTGCGACCAAGCTGATCCATTTCGGCGCGGAGGTGGACAAGACCACCGGAGCCTCAAGCGTGCCGATCTATCAAGCCTCTACCTTCCACCATCATGATATATTTAATCCGCCGGAGTATGATTACAGCCGCTCTGGCAATCCGACGCGCCAAGCGCTGGAGGATTACATTACCTTGCTGGAAGGCGGCACGCGCGGTTTTGCGTTTGGCTCGGGAATGGCAGCTATCTCTGCTGCATTGATGCTGCTGTCGGCGGGAGAACATATTATTGTCACAGAGGATGTATACGGCGGCACCTATCGGCTGCTCACGACCGTGCTGACACGCTTCAACATCGAATCGACCTTTGTCGATATGACCAACTTTGATGCGGTGCGTGATGCGCTCCAGCCTAATACGAAAGCGATTCTGATGGAGACGCCATCCAACCCGACGCTGAAGATTACCGATATTGCTCTTGTAGCCGGCTGGGCGAAGGAGCATGGGCTGATTACGATGCTGGACAATACGTTTATGACGCCATACCATCAGCGACCGATCGAATTGGGCGTCGATCTGGTGCTGCATAGCGCGACCAAGTTCCTCGGCGGTCATAGCGATGTGCTGGCCGGTCTGGTCGTAGCGGCTGATGAGAGCCTCGGGCGGCGCGTCAAGCAGCTTCAGAACGGCATCGGGGCGGTGCTGGGGCCGCAGGATAGCTGGCTGCTGATGCGCGGCATGAAGACGCTGCAGGCGCGTATGGAGCACAGCGAGCGCAGCGCACATAAGCTGGCGCATTGGCTGAGCAGTCAATCCGAAGTAGCACAGGTGTACTACCCTGGGCTGGAGGATCATCCTGGCCGAGCCATTCATGAGAAGCAGTCAGCGGGCTACGGCGCAGTGGTCTCATTCGATGTCGGCAGCGGCGAGCGCGCCAAGGCCGTGCTTAGTCGGGTCAAGCTGCCGATTGTTGCTGTTAGCCTCGGGGCTGTCGAGAGCATCCTGTCCTATCCGGCGATGATGTCACATGCGGCGATGCCTAAGGAAGTGCGGCATGAGCGTGGTATTACTGACGGGCTGCTGCGCTACTCAGTCGGTCTGGAGGACATCGACGATCTCATTGCGGATCTGGAGCAAGCGCTCCGATTCTAG
- the ytxC gene encoding putative sporulation protein YtxC has protein sequence MELFSACLTSRDGQEVWKLSRYLSEAFAPLHTASGADALEWDIDAKHGRIRCLELSDKGTSPLSRHEIIRHAADGLANYILHELEPGLLRSVLRKESGYTEADELEKLEKICRQLLYGEKEKPTPVQDEQLADWMRRHSKITEELQMFMKDSPFIHVQGFVAFRLSLYWRMLKETVEYAVDEYIMEKQYQDFISLLRYFVGLQDTKTTVVHLFQLDDGQFQLCNYQLRPLEYKHSDRIVAEMLEAEMNVEDRVVSSLIAASPRQIVIHSKLHDQQVIRTIQSIFGDRVMLCASCVSCQAFYEV, from the coding sequence ATGGAGCTATTTTCTGCTTGCCTGACATCACGCGACGGGCAGGAGGTTTGGAAGCTATCCCGATATTTAAGCGAAGCCTTTGCGCCGCTGCATACCGCGAGCGGAGCAGATGCGTTGGAATGGGATATTGATGCCAAGCACGGGCGAATTCGTTGTCTGGAGCTTTCGGACAAGGGGACATCCCCATTGTCCAGACATGAGATCATCCGCCATGCGGCTGATGGTCTGGCTAATTATATCCTGCATGAATTGGAGCCTGGCCTGCTGCGATCAGTACTGCGCAAAGAATCCGGCTACACAGAAGCCGATGAATTGGAGAAGCTGGAGAAAATATGCCGCCAACTGCTGTACGGGGAGAAGGAGAAGCCTACTCCTGTTCAGGATGAACAACTGGCAGACTGGATGAGGCGCCACAGCAAAATTACCGAGGAGCTACAGATGTTCATGAAGGACAGTCCCTTCATCCATGTGCAGGGCTTCGTTGCATTCAGACTGTCGCTGTACTGGCGTATGCTTAAGGAAACCGTTGAGTACGCGGTGGATGAATATATAATGGAGAAGCAGTATCAGGATTTTATTTCATTGCTGCGTTATTTTGTTGGCTTGCAGGATACGAAGACAACGGTCGTTCACCTGTTCCAACTGGATGACGGACAGTTTCAGCTATGCAACTATCAGTTAAGACCGCTGGAATACAAGCACTCGGATCGGATCGTCGCAGAGATGCTTGAGGCGGAGATGAATGTCGAAGATCGTGTAGTCAGCTCGCTCATTGCGGCATCTCCCAGACAGATCGTCATTCATTCCAAGCTGCATGACCAGCAGGTGATTCGAACAATCCAATCGATCTTTGGCGACCGTGTTATGCTATGTGCCAGTTGTGTGAGCTGCCAGGCATTTTACGAAGTGTAG
- a CDS encoding methyl-accepting chemotaxis protein: protein MFKKSASNIPLQSLLEDSRRLAQAIEAGDSHPRLAAASDISSELLGELIASLNQSLELLQHQAEDAELRLKLVTSAIQVGLWDMDVIAGDPVNPNNTFQWSTEFRHMLGFSDENDFPNILDSWASRLHPEHKEVTLKAFADHLIDHSGRTPYDIEYQLQLKNGTYRWFRATGTTERDKQGVPLRVVGALFDIHEKKLKEQELESLVVRYDLINRALVEAPWDMTVVAGDVVNPDNEFWWSPQFRKTLGFQDENDFPNVFNSWSSRLHPEDHDKTVAAFADHLNDYSGQTPYEVQYRIMLKNGEYRWFHAGGATVRDEAGVPLRVAGTIRDITFEKNKEQVVQQMNEKTQQLAASITEMASAVQSVTMQAQELASAQEKSAGAATEASQSTEDIKSISIFIRELANQTSLLGLNAAIEAARAGELGRGFEVVAHEVRKLAVHSSEATVNIEASLNGMRELIEQIQYHIGSMSILTESQAALTEQVNASMDEINRMSDDLVQFANKI from the coding sequence ATGTTCAAGAAATCTGCATCGAACATCCCCCTTCAGTCTTTGCTGGAGGATAGTCGCCGGCTGGCACAGGCCATTGAGGCTGGTGATTCTCATCCGCGTCTGGCCGCAGCATCCGATATCTCCAGTGAACTGTTAGGCGAACTCATCGCCAGCTTAAACCAGTCGCTGGAGCTTCTGCAGCATCAGGCCGAAGACGCGGAGCTTCGCCTGAAGCTCGTAACCTCAGCGATTCAGGTTGGCTTATGGGATATGGACGTGATTGCTGGTGACCCTGTCAATCCAAATAATACATTCCAGTGGAGTACCGAGTTCCGTCACATGCTGGGCTTCTCGGATGAGAATGATTTCCCCAACATATTGGATAGCTGGGCTTCCAGACTGCATCCAGAGCATAAGGAAGTAACACTTAAGGCCTTCGCCGATCACCTCATTGACCACTCGGGCCGAACGCCTTACGACATTGAATATCAGCTCCAACTGAAGAACGGAACCTACCGCTGGTTCCGGGCTACAGGTACGACAGAGCGGGACAAGCAAGGTGTGCCATTGCGCGTAGTGGGCGCTTTGTTTGATATTCATGAGAAAAAGTTAAAGGAGCAAGAGCTTGAATCACTCGTTGTACGCTATGATCTGATCAATCGCGCACTTGTGGAGGCACCATGGGATATGACCGTGGTCGCAGGGGATGTCGTAAACCCTGACAATGAGTTTTGGTGGTCTCCCCAGTTCCGCAAGACGCTGGGCTTTCAGGACGAGAACGATTTCCCGAACGTCTTCAATAGTTGGAGCTCGCGATTACACCCCGAGGATCATGATAAGACGGTAGCCGCTTTTGCTGATCACCTGAACGATTATAGCGGTCAAACCCCGTATGAGGTTCAATATCGAATCATGCTGAAGAACGGGGAATACCGCTGGTTCCATGCCGGAGGGGCGACGGTAAGGGACGAAGCTGGCGTGCCGCTGCGGGTAGCGGGAACGATTCGGGATATAACATTTGAGAAAAATAAAGAGCAGGTTGTCCAACAGATGAATGAAAAGACCCAGCAGCTTGCGGCCTCAATTACCGAGATGGCGAGCGCCGTTCAATCCGTCACCATGCAGGCCCAGGAGCTGGCATCCGCCCAGGAGAAATCGGCTGGCGCCGCCACAGAAGCGAGCCAGAGCACGGAGGACATTAAATCGATCTCGATTTTCATTCGCGAGCTTGCCAACCAAACTAGCCTGTTAGGGCTGAACGCGGCGATTGAGGCGGCCCGGGCGGGCGAGCTTGGCCGCGGCTTTGAGGTCGTAGCCCACGAGGTCCGCAAGCTGGCCGTTCACAGCTCGGAGGCCACGGTGAACATCGAGGCTAGCCTTAATGGCATGAGGGAATTAATTGAACAAATCCAGTACCATATCGGCAGTATGTCGATATTGACTGAGTCTCAGGCTGCGTTGACCGAGCAAGTGAATGCATCCATGGATGAGATCAATCGAATGTCCGACGATCTCGTCCAATTTGCAAATAAAATATAG
- the metA gene encoding homoserine O-acetyltransferase MetA has protein sequence MPIKIPDGLPAKEVLTKENIFVMDESVAYHQDIRPLQIVILNLMPTKETTETQLLRLIGNTPLQVEMVLLHPKTHVSKNTSADHLESFYKTFDEIAHKRFDGLIITGAPVEQLEFEEVNYWEELKQIMDWSTSNVTSTFHICWAAQAGLYHHYGIRKYDLDEKIFGVYPHTVSKRNVKLLRGFDELFNVPQSRHTEVRRDEIEQVADLEILSESEESGVYIVASKNGRQFFVTGHSEYDPATLKFEYDRDVAKGMKVNLPKNYYPGDDASRQPLSTWRAHANLLFSNWLNYYVYQETPYELGAGI, from the coding sequence ATGCCGATCAAGATTCCAGACGGTCTTCCTGCGAAGGAAGTATTAACGAAAGAGAATATATTTGTGATGGACGAGAGCGTGGCGTATCATCAGGATATTCGTCCGCTCCAAATTGTAATATTGAATCTGATGCCGACCAAGGAGACGACCGAGACACAGCTTTTGCGTCTGATTGGCAATACTCCACTGCAGGTTGAGATGGTGCTGCTTCATCCCAAGACACATGTGTCCAAGAACACATCGGCGGACCATCTGGAGAGCTTCTATAAGACCTTTGACGAGATTGCCCACAAGCGCTTTGATGGCTTAATCATCACGGGAGCTCCTGTCGAGCAATTGGAGTTTGAGGAGGTCAACTACTGGGAAGAGCTCAAGCAGATTATGGATTGGAGCACCAGCAATGTCACCTCGACCTTCCACATATGCTGGGCTGCACAGGCGGGGCTGTACCATCATTACGGCATTCGGAAGTATGATCTGGACGAGAAAATATTCGGCGTCTATCCGCATACGGTCAGCAAGCGCAATGTGAAGCTGCTTCGCGGCTTTGATGAGCTGTTCAACGTGCCGCAATCCCGCCATACCGAGGTAAGGCGCGATGAAATTGAACAGGTTGCAGACCTGGAGATTTTGTCCGAATCGGAGGAGTCCGGCGTCTATATTGTTGCTTCCAAGAACGGGCGGCAGTTCTTCGTTACCGGTCATTCGGAGTATGATCCCGCCACACTGAAGTTTGAATATGACCGTGATGTCGCCAAGGGAATGAAGGTCAATCTTCCTAAAAATTATTATCCGGGCGACGACGCCAGCCGCCAGCCACTGTCTACCTGGCGTGCTCATGCCAACCTGCTGTTCTCCAACTGGCTGAACTACTATGTGTATCAGGAGACGCCTTACGAGCTGGGAGCAGGCATATAG
- a CDS encoding aminotransferase class I/II-fold pyridoxal phosphate-dependent enzyme: MRIESRLAQIGSIKEPVTGAVSFPIYQATAFRHPKLGESTGFDYARTKSPTRAVLEEAAAELESGDAAFACSTGMAAVQTILTLFSQGDHLIVSLDLYGGTYRLLEQVMSRFGVSASYVDTNDMDALAAACRDNTKALLIETPTNPLMMITDLAKVCGWAKERGLLTIVDNTLLTPYFQRPLELGADIIIHSATKYLGGHNDVLAGLIVTKGKELSEQIAFLHNSIGAVLGPQDSWLLMRGMKTLALRMERHQHNATVLANYLQEHPAIDEVFYPALPSHPHHHIQNAQSSGNTGIFSFKVKDARYVEPVLRHIRLIAFAESLGGVESLMTYPAVQTHADIPLEIRQQVGVDDRLLRFSVGIEHVDDLIADLEQALEAARLEIEGA, translated from the coding sequence ATGAGAATAGAAAGCCGTTTGGCCCAAATTGGTTCCATCAAAGAGCCCGTCACCGGGGCGGTTAGTTTTCCGATCTATCAGGCTACTGCTTTCCGTCATCCCAAGCTGGGGGAGAGCACGGGATTTGACTATGCGCGCACCAAGAGCCCGACACGCGCTGTTCTGGAGGAGGCAGCAGCCGAGCTGGAATCAGGCGATGCCGCCTTCGCTTGCAGTACCGGCATGGCCGCGGTGCAGACCATACTCACGTTGTTCAGTCAGGGCGACCATCTCATCGTCTCGCTTGATCTGTATGGCGGCACCTACCGCTTGCTGGAGCAAGTGATGTCGCGTTTTGGGGTCAGTGCCTCCTACGTCGACACGAACGATATGGATGCACTTGCGGCAGCATGTCGCGACAATACGAAGGCGCTGCTCATCGAGACGCCGACCAACCCGCTGATGATGATTACCGACCTGGCTAAAGTATGTGGCTGGGCGAAGGAGCGCGGCTTGTTGACGATTGTGGACAACACGCTGCTGACACCTTATTTTCAGCGGCCACTGGAGCTCGGAGCGGACATCATCATTCACAGTGCGACCAAATATTTGGGCGGACATAATGATGTGCTAGCCGGTCTGATCGTCACCAAGGGCAAGGAGCTGTCCGAGCAGATAGCGTTTCTGCATAATTCGATTGGAGCGGTGCTCGGGCCGCAGGACAGTTGGCTGCTGATGCGCGGGATGAAGACACTCGCCCTGCGTATGGAGCGCCATCAGCATAATGCGACGGTACTAGCGAATTATTTGCAGGAGCATCCTGCGATCGATGAGGTGTTCTATCCAGCGCTGCCGTCTCATCCCCATCACCATATTCAAAATGCGCAATCCTCAGGCAACACCGGCATTTTCTCGTTCAAGGTCAAGGACGCTCGGTATGTGGAGCCTGTGCTGCGCCATATTCGGCTGATTGCGTTCGCGGAGAGTCTAGGCGGTGTCGAATCGCTCATGACCTATCCGGCGGTTCAGACCCATGCAGATATTCCATTGGAGATTCGCCAGCAGGTGGGCGTGGATGATCGGCTGCTGCGCTTCTCTGTAGGGATCGAGCATGTTGACGATCTAATTGCCGATCTGGAGCAAGCACTGGAAGCAGCCAGGCTGGAAATTGAGGGGGCTTAA